One window from the genome of Gemmatimonadota bacterium encodes:
- a CDS encoding riboflavin synthase, with translation MFTGIVEAVGEVVQLEPLGGGMTRCRVRAPEIAPQIGAGDSVAVDGACVTNTGSDRRTFSFELIPETLSRTLASEYRPGRSVNLELALPASGRFQGHFVQGHVDGVGRTLSLEEREQGAELRVQVPEKVHALSVAQGSIALNGVSLTVARLGSERQVAVGLISHTLKHTNLGKLRAGDPVNVEGDILAKYVARAGALR, from the coding sequence GTGTTCACAGGCATCGTCGAAGCCGTAGGAGAGGTGGTTCAGCTCGAACCGCTCGGCGGCGGCATGACCAGGTGTCGAGTGCGGGCTCCGGAGATCGCCCCCCAGATCGGAGCCGGAGACTCGGTCGCGGTCGACGGCGCCTGCGTCACCAACACGGGATCGGACCGGCGCACCTTCTCGTTCGAACTCATACCCGAGACGCTCTCCCGGACCCTTGCGAGCGAATATCGACCGGGCCGCTCGGTCAACCTCGAGCTCGCGCTTCCCGCCTCCGGCAGATTCCAGGGCCATTTCGTCCAAGGCCATGTCGACGGGGTCGGTCGCACGCTCTCCCTCGAGGAGCGCGAGCAGGGAGCCGAGCTGCGGGTCCAAGTACCCGAGAAGGTGCACGCGCTCTCCGTGGCCCAAGGCTCGATCGCCCTCAACGGAGTCAGCCTGACCGTCGCCAGACTAGGATCGGAGCGACAGGTGGCGGTCGGCCTGATCTCGCACACGCTGAAACACACCAATCTCGGGAAGCTGCGGGCGGGAGATCCCGTCAACGTGGAAGGGGATATCCTGGCCAAGTACGTGGCCCGCGCCGGCGCGCTCCGATGA